Below is a window of Patescibacteria group bacterium DNA.
CGGCGAAAAAATCGAGAAGCGCCCGCCGACCTTTGCTGGGATTGTAAATGTCACAATTTTTTCTTTAGTCGCGAGTGTACGCAAAAAGCCTTTCTCCGCGTCCGTCAAAAAGACAACTTGCTGTCGCCAATTTTTACCCAGGAGTTTCCGCACGATGAAAAAATTTGCGAGCGTCTCGAGCGTGTCGCCGGATTTCGAGACGACGAGGACGATTGTTTTCGGGAAATCGAGGCGCGCGAAAATTTTTGCCGCTGCGGTGGGATCGACATTTTCCAGGAAATAAAATTCGCGTTTGGATTTTCCCAAGGCGTCAACCAAAGTGCGTGCAGGCAACGAGCTGCCGCCGATGCCGATGACGAGAACTTGCTGCCATTTCTTATTTGCTGCGACGAATTTTGAAATTGCGCTGAAGTCGCTCTTCGGCAAATCGGAAAAGTCGGGCGGATTTTTTTTGAAGTCGGCGAGGATTTTTTGGTCGGACGATTTGGCGCGTACGACATTTTGGAAAATGATTTTCATAAAAATAGTTTAACGCGAGTCGAAGAGAGGTTAAAATCGCTAAGATGAAACTTTCTTCTCGAAATAGCGCGCTCGTTTTCCTGACTCTCAATTTCCTGCTGTTCGTCGCCAAGATTGCGGCGGGTTTGCTCTTCGGTTCGCTGGCGGTTTTGTCTGACGCTTTCAACTCCTTGGTCGACATCGCGACTTCGATTATGATTTTTTTCGCGGTCAAAATTGGTAGCCAGCCAGCGGATGAGGACCATCAATTCGGTCATTCGCGCGCTGAACCAATCGCGGCTTTCACGGTTTCGATTCTCACTTTTGTGCTGGCTTTCGAGGTCGTGCGTGAAGCAGTCGAGCGCATGATTTCCGGCGGTGCACCGGAGGTGAGCATCGTGCCGCTCATCGTGCTCGGCGGCGTGATTCTCACGAAGCTTGGTATGTTTTTACTCGCTCGTAAATTTCACGACAGTCCGGCGCTTGCGGCGGTTGCGGCCGATGCCAAGATGGATGTCGTGATTAGTTCGTTCGCCGTCGTCGGCGTGGCAGCGATTAATTTCGGTTTCCCGCAATTCGACACTTACGCTGCGCTCGCGATCGCCGCCTGGATTGCGTGGATTGGTTTCACGATTGCGCGCGATAATCTCGCCAAATTAATGGGGCGGTGTCCGGACGAGCCGAAGCTGCGTGAGATTCGTGCGAAATTAAACGAATTCAAACAGCAAAAAAAGATTCTCAGTTTCAGAAATTTACGAGCGCAGCTCATCGGTTCAGAAATCCAAATCGCCGTCGAAGTCACAGCTTCCAAAGATTTGCCACTCGCCAAAGTTCACGACCTCGAAGAGCTGATTCAAAAGAAATTGAAATCGGTCAAAAATGTGCGCGAAGTCTCGGTTCATGTTGAGCCGATTTGAAATGAATAACTTTTAGGTTCGACTTAGCTTGCAGAGAGTGACTTTTTCTAAGAAAATGAAGCCTTATAATTATAAAACTATGGAAAACAATTTGAATAAAGGGTCTACATCTGCAGGAAGTGTGTCAGGAATATTCAAAAAGATTCGGGAGATTCAAGATAAAGAAAAGCCCTTAGCTGAAACAGGGTTTGCAATTCGCGAACAAAAGCGAGAAGTAATTGCCGAGATTATGAGCCAAGTAGAAGCTACAATTACTGATTTGCAAGAAGAAATCCCACCAACAGGAGGATCGGTCGATTCGCTTAGACCGATTGCCAGTAAAATTGCAAACAAACTTTCAAGTCACTATGGCATTAATGCACAATATTCTGGCGAAGTATTGCTTTTGCTGCTTGATGAAATGAGGTGTAATGAGGATAAATTCAAACTCGTTGCAGAGAGACTGGCAAATGATATCTACAAGGACATTTTATCTACGTTAGCAGTCCCTTCTGTGTTAGAGGATGCTGCTGGTGAATAAATTTAGTCGCGCTTCAAGACAGCCAAGAAAGCTTCCTGTGGGATGCTCACTTTGCCAAATTGCTTCATTCTTTTTTTGCCCTTTTTCTGTTTGTCGAGCAATTTATTTTTGCGCGTGACATCTCCGCCGTAAAGTTTCGCGGTTACATCTTTGCGATAAGCAGAAAGAGTTTCACGGGCAATCACAGTCGCGCCGATGGCAGCCTGAATCGGAATCACGAAGTTCGCACGGGGAATAATATCCTTCAATTTTTTCACTAAATTCAAACCGACCGAGCGAGCTTCGCTTTTGTGCACGACGAAAGAAAGTGCATCGATTTTCTCGCCGCCGACCAGGACATCGAGCCGCGAAAGTTCGCCTGCGCGAAATTCCAAAAATTCATAACTCATGCTGGCGTAGCCGCTCGAGACATTTTTCAGCTTGTCGTAAAAATCCGTGACGATTGAGGCGAGCGGAATCTCGTATTCGACGAGTGCCCGTGTCGGATCGAGGAAGCTCAGATTTTTTTGTTGACCGCGGCGGGCAGTCGTGAGTTCGAGGATTCCACCGAGAAAATCTTTCGGCGTGACGATTTCGAGACGCACCCAGGGCTCGCGCAATTCCTCAAACATCTCCGGCAGTTCGCTCGGGTTGGCGAGCGGAATGATTTCCCCACTCGTACTTTTCAGCTCGTATTTCACGCTCGGGGCTGTGACGATCAAATCGAGATTGTATTCGCGCTCGAGGCGTTCCTGAATTATTTCCAGATGGAGTAGTCCGAGGAAGCCGACGCGGAAACCGAAACCGAGCGCAGTCGATCGTTCCGGCTCGTAGCTCAAGCTTGCATCGTTCAGGCTCAATTTCTCCAGCGCGTCGCGCAGCTCCGGATAATCGTCCGCATCATTCGCGAAAATTCCGGCGAAGACGAAGGGCGAAACTTTCTTATAGCCGGGGAGCGGTTCGGGATTCGTATTTTTGCCGCGCCACACTGTCTCGCCGACGCGCGCATCGCGGACTGATTTCAGTCCGGTCACGATGTAGCCGATTTCGCCTGCCTCGATTTTGTCAGTCGGAAAATATTTCGGTTTGAGACAGCCGACTTCGAGTGCCTC
It encodes the following:
- a CDS encoding cation diffusion facilitator family transporter; protein product: MKLSSRNSALVFLTLNFLLFVAKIAAGLLFGSLAVLSDAFNSLVDIATSIMIFFAVKIGSQPADEDHQFGHSRAEPIAAFTVSILTFVLAFEVVREAVERMISGGAPEVSIVPLIVLGGVILTKLGMFLLARKFHDSPALAAVAADAKMDVVISSFAVVGVAAINFGFPQFDTYAALAIAAWIAWIGFTIARDNLAKLMGRCPDEPKLREIRAKLNEFKQQKKILSFRNLRAQLIGSEIQIAVEVTASKDLPLAKVHDLEELIQKKLKSVKNVREVSVHVEPI
- the lepA gene encoding translation elongation factor 4, with translation MKNIRNFCIIAHIDHGKSTLADRLLELTNTVEKREMRAQHLDTMELEQERGITIKLQPVKMEWQGVELNLIDTPGHADFAYEVSRSLKAVEGALLVVDATQGIEAQTLANVYAALEADLTIIPVVNKIDLPAADAEKIKTEIENVLSIPREEVIEISAKDGTNCEKVLAAIIERVPPPTNLDAGDDAKALIFDSIFDAYRGVVIYVRNFSGEIRKGDRLKLLRAGAEFEALEVGCLKPKYFPTDKIEAGEIGYIVTGLKSVRDARVGETVWRGKNTNPEPLPGYKKVSPFVFAGIFANDADDYPELRDALEKLSLNDASLSYEPERSTALGFGFRVGFLGLLHLEIIQERLEREYNLDLIVTAPSVKYELKSTSGEIIPLANPSELPEMFEELREPWVRLEIVTPKDFLGGILELTTARRGQQKNLSFLDPTRALVEYEIPLASIVTDFYDKLKNVSSGYASMSYEFLEFRAGELSRLDVLVGGEKIDALSFVVHKSEARSVGLNLVKKLKDIIPRANFVIPIQAAIGATVIARETLSAYRKDVTAKLYGGDVTRKNKLLDKQKKGKKRMKQFGKVSIPQEAFLAVLKRD